A portion of the Juglans microcarpa x Juglans regia isolate MS1-56 chromosome 1D, Jm3101_v1.0, whole genome shotgun sequence genome contains these proteins:
- the LOC121251427 gene encoding E3 ubiquitin-protein ligase APD2 isoform X2, translating into MSSTIRVLNRINLHLAAGSQSYNLTKSSEDDFAEWCVTLSFVARLVAYIAILVLLVIVIFMLMKYFEGFDEERTREEAGDQSTETNPLWRGKTVQFSYGTCEEDLESGIRNDNGVGSCSHISSQEDLYDKKVCVICYDERRNCFFVPCGHCATCYVCAQRIFNGENKTCPVCRRFIGKVRKLFAS; encoded by the exons ATGAGTTCCACTATACGAGTGCTGAACAGAATAAATCTCCACTTGGCAGCCGGCTCTCAATCCTATAATCTAACCAAGTCCAGCGAA GATGATTTTGCTGAATGGTGCGTTACGCTCTCTTTCGTGGCACGTCTTGTCGCCTATATTGCAATTTTAG TATTGCTGGTGATCGTTATATTTATGTTAATGAAGTACTTTGAAGGGTTTGATGAGGAGAGGACCAGAGAGGAAGCAGGAGATCAAAGTACTGAAACAAATCCATTATGGCGAGGAAAGACAGTGCAATTCTCGTATGGAACTTGTGAAGAAGATTTGGAGTCAGGAATTCGTAACGATAATGGTGTTGGATCATGTAGTCATATTAGTTCCCAAGAAGACTTGTATGACAAAAAAGTATGCGTAATTTGCTATGATGAACGACGTAattgtttctttgttccttGTGGCCACTGTGCTACCTGTTATGTCTGTGCTCAGAG gattttcAATGGAGAAAACAAGACGTGTCCTGTTTGTAGAAGATTCATTGGCAAAGTTAGAAAACTATTTGCCTCTTaa
- the LOC121251427 gene encoding E3 ubiquitin-protein ligase APD2 isoform X1 produces MSSTIRVLNRINLHLAAGSQSYNLTKSSELQDDFAEWCVTLSFVARLVAYIAILVLLVIVIFMLMKYFEGFDEERTREEAGDQSTETNPLWRGKTVQFSYGTCEEDLESGIRNDNGVGSCSHISSQEDLYDKKVCVICYDERRNCFFVPCGHCATCYVCAQRIFNGENKTCPVCRRFIGKVRKLFAS; encoded by the exons ATGAGTTCCACTATACGAGTGCTGAACAGAATAAATCTCCACTTGGCAGCCGGCTCTCAATCCTATAATCTAACCAAGTCCAGCGAA TTGCAGGATGATTTTGCTGAATGGTGCGTTACGCTCTCTTTCGTGGCACGTCTTGTCGCCTATATTGCAATTTTAG TATTGCTGGTGATCGTTATATTTATGTTAATGAAGTACTTTGAAGGGTTTGATGAGGAGAGGACCAGAGAGGAAGCAGGAGATCAAAGTACTGAAACAAATCCATTATGGCGAGGAAAGACAGTGCAATTCTCGTATGGAACTTGTGAAGAAGATTTGGAGTCAGGAATTCGTAACGATAATGGTGTTGGATCATGTAGTCATATTAGTTCCCAAGAAGACTTGTATGACAAAAAAGTATGCGTAATTTGCTATGATGAACGACGTAattgtttctttgttccttGTGGCCACTGTGCTACCTGTTATGTCTGTGCTCAGAG gattttcAATGGAGAAAACAAGACGTGTCCTGTTTGTAGAAGATTCATTGGCAAAGTTAGAAAACTATTTGCCTCTTaa